The proteins below come from a single uncultured Flavobacterium sp. genomic window:
- a CDS encoding RagB/SusD family nutrient uptake outer membrane protein, protein MKIKITAAILMSMLFTISCTNLNEDLYDKVEDGNFGNTPKEIDALVGGAYSSLRGFADGISNNYPTCEYVFFLNETVSDEATIPTRGTNWYDGGQYQDAQRHTWKSDNRMILSAWRYNYTGIAKINSIIYQIDKSSLTTAAKAPIYAELKALRAYYYYNLLDLFGNVPIVVNFEDTSLPSNSTRKQVYDFVEKELLDAIPYLTSNVVYSKLTKNVAYSILARLYLNSEAFIGTARWQDCINMCQKVTGYTLTPDFFANFATENQKSPEIIFAIPYDSKAGTVGNYMNSMSCHYLHKLTVSATGDYPWSANGMCAQPGVYSAFAATDKRRKCMVAGDQINLATGQVIIMDNGEPLTYTEEVTSVADAKENQGVRLGKYEMKAGETWERDHDFVLIRYAEILMMQAECYVRLGSPDLAKPFLQQVTARAGEEMPTTIDLHFIDQELLKEFTFEGRRRTDNIRFGTFFAPWWEKGATEKYRAIFPIPSTVLTTNKNLKQNPGY, encoded by the coding sequence ATGAAAATCAAAATAACAGCAGCAATATTGATGAGCATGCTTTTTACGATATCATGTACCAATCTAAACGAAGATTTATATGATAAAGTAGAAGATGGAAATTTTGGGAATACTCCAAAAGAAATCGATGCATTAGTTGGTGGAGCTTATTCTTCATTAAGAGGATTTGCCGATGGAATATCAAATAATTATCCAACTTGTGAGTATGTATTCTTTTTAAACGAAACCGTTTCTGATGAAGCCACAATTCCTACCAGAGGAACAAACTGGTACGATGGCGGGCAATATCAGGACGCTCAAAGACATACCTGGAAGTCGGACAATCGTATGATACTTTCGGCTTGGCGTTACAACTATACCGGAATAGCAAAGATCAATTCGATTATTTATCAAATAGACAAATCATCATTGACAACTGCGGCAAAAGCACCAATCTATGCAGAGTTAAAAGCGTTACGAGCTTATTATTACTACAATCTTTTAGATTTATTCGGGAATGTGCCCATCGTTGTCAACTTTGAAGATACTTCTTTACCATCAAATTCTACAAGAAAACAAGTATATGATTTTGTCGAAAAAGAATTGTTGGATGCAATTCCGTATTTAACTTCAAATGTAGTGTATTCTAAACTGACAAAAAATGTAGCATATTCTATTCTTGCCAGATTGTATTTAAACTCTGAAGCTTTTATTGGAACAGCGCGTTGGCAAGATTGTATCAACATGTGCCAGAAGGTAACAGGATATACTTTGACACCTGATTTCTTTGCCAATTTTGCAACAGAAAATCAAAAATCACCAGAAATTATTTTTGCAATTCCGTATGATTCAAAAGCTGGAACAGTAGGAAACTATATGAATTCTATGTCTTGTCATTATCTGCATAAATTAACCGTTTCAGCAACTGGAGATTATCCTTGGAGTGCCAACGGAATGTGTGCACAACCGGGAGTTTACTCTGCATTTGCAGCAACAGACAAAAGAAGAAAATGTATGGTTGCCGGAGATCAGATCAATTTGGCAACCGGACAGGTTATTATTATGGATAACGGTGAACCTCTTACCTATACAGAAGAAGTTACCAGTGTAGCTGACGCCAAAGAAAATCAAGGAGTTCGTTTAGGAAAATACGAAATGAAAGCCGGAGAGACTTGGGAGCGCGATCATGATTTTGTTTTAATTCGTTATGCCGAGATTTTAATGATGCAAGCCGAATGTTACGTTCGTTTGGGATCTCCAGATTTGGCAAAACCATTTTTACAACAAGTAACAGCACGCGCCGGAGAAGAAATGCCTACAACGATAGACCTTCATTTTATCGATCAGGAATTGCTAAAAGAATTCACCTTTGAAGGAAGAAGAAGAACAGATAATATCCGTTTTGGAACATTCTTCGCGCCATGGTGGGAAAAAGGAGCAACGGAGAAATACAGAGCAATATTCCCAATTCCGAGTACTGTATTAACAACAAATAAAAACCTGAAACAAAATCCTGGGTATTAG